A part of Saccharomonospora amisosensis genomic DNA contains:
- a CDS encoding flavin reductase family protein produces the protein MNPAFRAAMAQVCTPVAVVTGMDSVLPHGTTVSAFASLSMDPPMVLVALDRHSALLAVLRRTRRFGVNVLGNGQAALASRFARKGGAAKFAGTPWRTHAGVPRIPGAGVFLGRTVADLVLGDVCHAESSGGAPLTYHRRTFGTHTRTGEVVSR, from the coding sequence ATGAACCCGGCCTTTCGCGCGGCGATGGCACAGGTGTGCACGCCGGTAGCGGTCGTGACAGGCATGGACTCCGTGCTGCCGCACGGCACCACCGTCAGCGCCTTCGCCTCGCTGTCGATGGATCCGCCCATGGTGCTCGTGGCGCTCGACCGGCACTCGGCGCTGCTGGCCGTGCTGCGCAGGACCCGCCGGTTCGGCGTCAACGTGCTCGGCAACGGGCAGGCGGCACTGGCCTCGCGATTCGCGCGCAAGGGCGGTGCCGCCAAGTTCGCGGGCACGCCGTGGCGAACACACGCGGGCGTGCCACGCATCCCGGGAGCCGGTGTCTTCCTCGGCCGCACGGTGGCCGATCTCGTGCTCGGCGACGTGTGCCACGCCGAGTCCAGCGGCGGCGCGCCGCTGACCTACCACCGGCGAACCTTCGGCACGCACACAAGGACCGGGGAAGTGGTGTCACGGTGA
- a CDS encoding DUF1905 domain-containing protein: MITEFDARLWVWDPERRDSWMFATLPEDLAEDIRALAGPRRGFGSSRVRVGIGATRWSTSVFPDRTRGYLLPVKRAVRRAEGLRPGDVATVSLELLEL; the protein is encoded by the coding sequence GTGATCACCGAGTTCGATGCGCGACTGTGGGTGTGGGACCCCGAACGTCGCGACAGCTGGATGTTCGCGACCCTGCCCGAGGACCTGGCCGAGGACATCCGTGCGCTGGCGGGCCCCCGCAGGGGGTTCGGGTCGTCGCGGGTACGGGTCGGTATCGGCGCCACCAGGTGGTCGACCTCCGTCTTTCCCGACCGCACGCGCGGATACCTGCTGCCGGTCAAGCGAGCCGTCCGCCGTGCCGAGGGACTCCGCCCCGGTGATGTCGCGACGGTGAGCCTGGAACTGCTCGAGCTGTGA
- a CDS encoding DNA-3-methyladenine glycosylase translates to MGREELAVDPVPLARRLLGCVLEARGDDGVVRVRLAEVEAYRGLDDPASHCYRGRTARNEVMWGPAGHLYVYFVYGMHFCANIVGLSDGEPGAVLLRAGEVVEGRELAASRRPTARGGGAVAKGPAVLTSVLGIDRSHNGVDLTDAGSPVRLLAGRPVPSDRIHAGPRVGVAAAMDVPWRFWIAGSPAVSTYRRGGRARTRVRRP, encoded by the coding sequence ATGGGACGCGAGGAACTGGCCGTTGACCCGGTGCCGCTCGCACGCAGGCTGCTCGGTTGTGTGTTGGAGGCGCGCGGGGACGACGGCGTCGTGCGGGTGCGGCTCGCCGAGGTGGAGGCATACCGGGGGCTGGACGACCCGGCGTCGCACTGTTACCGCGGCCGCACGGCTCGCAACGAAGTGATGTGGGGTCCGGCCGGGCACCTCTACGTCTATTTCGTGTACGGCATGCATTTCTGCGCCAACATCGTCGGCCTCAGTGACGGCGAGCCGGGTGCGGTGCTGCTGCGCGCCGGAGAGGTCGTCGAGGGCAGGGAGCTGGCCGCCTCCCGCCGCCCCACGGCGCGCGGCGGCGGCGCGGTAGCCAAGGGCCCCGCCGTGTTGACGTCGGTGCTGGGCATCGACAGGTCCCACAACGGCGTCGACCTCACCGACGCGGGTTCGCCGGTGCGGCTGCTGGCGGGCAGGCCGGTGCCGAGCGACCGGATTCACGCCGGACCGAGGGTGGGGGTCGCCGCGGCGATGGACGTGCCGTGGCGGTTCTGGATCGCTGGTTCGCCCGCGGTCAGCACCTACCGGCGGGGAGGGCGGGCGCGTACGCGCGTGAGGCGGCCGTGA
- a CDS encoding argininosuccinate synthase, translating into MNSKTDRVVLAYSGGLDTSVAIGWIAEETGAEVVAVAVDLGQGGEDLETIRKRALECGAVEAVVADAREEFADEYCLPALQANALYMDRYPLVSALSRPLIVKHLVEAAKYHGAGTVAHGCTGKGNDQVRFEVGIGALAPDLDVLAPVRDFAWTREKAIAYAEDRSLPIDVTKKSPFSIDQNVWGRAVETGILEDLWNAPPKEVYSYTQEPTVHFQAPDELVITFDKGVPVAIDGQRVTVLEAIQQLNRRAGAHGIGRLDMVEDRLVGIKSREVYEAPGAIALITAHQELENVTIERDLARFKRQVEQRWGELVYDGLWFSPLKEALDGFVGKAQEHVTGDIRMVLHGGTATVTGRRSQESLYDFNLATYDEGDTFDQSLAKGFVQLWGLPSKIAAKRQQSKG; encoded by the coding sequence GTGAACAGCAAGACTGACCGGGTGGTGCTCGCGTACTCGGGCGGGCTCGACACCTCGGTGGCGATCGGCTGGATCGCAGAGGAGACCGGTGCCGAGGTGGTGGCCGTGGCCGTCGACCTCGGGCAGGGTGGCGAGGACCTGGAGACCATCCGCAAGCGGGCGCTGGAGTGCGGTGCCGTCGAGGCGGTGGTCGCCGACGCTCGCGAGGAGTTCGCCGACGAGTACTGCCTGCCAGCGCTGCAGGCCAACGCGCTCTACATGGACCGCTACCCGCTGGTGTCGGCGCTGTCCCGGCCGCTGATCGTCAAGCATCTCGTGGAGGCGGCGAAGTACCACGGTGCGGGCACCGTCGCGCACGGCTGCACCGGCAAGGGCAACGACCAGGTGCGCTTCGAGGTCGGCATCGGCGCGCTGGCCCCCGACCTGGACGTGCTCGCACCTGTGCGGGACTTCGCGTGGACAAGGGAGAAGGCGATCGCCTACGCCGAGGACCGCAGCCTGCCCATCGACGTCACCAAGAAGTCGCCGTTCTCGATCGATCAGAACGTGTGGGGCAGGGCAGTGGAGACCGGCATCCTCGAGGACCTGTGGAACGCCCCGCCCAAGGAGGTCTACTCCTACACCCAGGAGCCGACGGTGCACTTCCAGGCACCCGACGAACTGGTCATCACCTTCGACAAGGGTGTGCCCGTGGCCATCGACGGCCAGCGGGTAACGGTGCTCGAGGCCATCCAGCAGCTCAACCGGCGCGCGGGCGCGCACGGTATCGGCAGGCTCGACATGGTGGAGGACCGGCTCGTCGGCATCAAGAGCCGCGAGGTGTACGAGGCGCCCGGCGCCATCGCGTTGATCACCGCGCACCAGGAGCTGGAGAACGTCACCATCGAGCGCGACCTTGCCAGGTTCAAGCGGCAGGTCGAACAGCGCTGGGGTGAGCTGGTCTACGACGGCCTGTGGTTCTCGCCGCTTAAGGAGGCGCTCGACGGGTTCGTCGGCAAGGCGCAGGAGCACGTCACCGGCGACATCCGGATGGTGCTGCACGGCGGCACGGCGACCGTAACGGGCAGGCGCAGCCAGGAGTCGCTCTACGACTTCAACCTGGCCACCTACGACGAGGGCGACACCTTCGACCAGTCGCTGGCGAAGGGGTTCGTGCAGTTGTGGGGCCTGCCGAGCAAGATCGCCGCGAAGCGGCAGCAGAGCAAGGGCTGA
- the argF gene encoding ornithine carbamoyltransferase, with amino-acid sequence MPRHFLRDDDLTPEEQAAVLDLADELKKQPHGDALAGPKAIAVIFEKNSTRTRFSFEVGIAQLGGHPVIVDGRSMQLGREETIGDTARVLSRYVDLVVWRTFAQSRIEEFARTATVPVVNALTDEFHPCQILADLQTVRERKGTLSGLTLTYLGDAANNMAHSLLLGGVTAGLHVRVAAPEGFHPLPWVLEAVRARAALTGGSAEVFTDPHAAVDGADVVTTDSWTSMGQEGDGKDRVTPFQPYQVNADLLAKTGKDTIVLHDLPAHRGAEITDEVIDGPASAVWDEAENRLHAQKALLVWLLEQRR; translated from the coding sequence ATGCCTCGCCACTTCCTCCGCGACGACGACCTCACTCCCGAGGAGCAGGCCGCCGTTCTCGATCTCGCCGACGAGTTGAAGAAGCAGCCCCACGGCGACGCGCTCGCGGGCCCGAAAGCGATCGCGGTGATCTTCGAGAAGAACTCCACGCGCACCCGGTTCTCCTTCGAGGTCGGCATCGCGCAGTTGGGCGGCCACCCGGTGATCGTCGACGGCAGGAGCATGCAGCTCGGTCGCGAGGAGACCATCGGCGACACGGCACGGGTGCTCTCCCGCTACGTCGACCTCGTTGTGTGGCGTACGTTCGCGCAGAGCAGGATCGAGGAGTTCGCGCGCACCGCCACCGTGCCCGTCGTCAACGCGCTGACCGACGAGTTCCACCCCTGCCAGATCCTCGCCGACCTGCAGACCGTACGTGAACGCAAGGGCACGCTGTCCGGTCTGACGCTCACCTACCTCGGCGACGCGGCCAACAACATGGCGCACTCGCTGTTGCTCGGTGGGGTGACGGCGGGCTTGCACGTCAGGGTGGCCGCGCCGGAGGGCTTCCACCCACTGCCGTGGGTGCTGGAAGCGGTCCGCGCCCGCGCCGCGCTCACCGGCGGTAGCGCGGAGGTCTTCACCGACCCGCACGCGGCCGTCGACGGCGCCGACGTGGTGACCACCGACTCGTGGACCTCGATGGGGCAGGAGGGTGACGGCAAGGATCGCGTCACCCCGTTCCAGCCGTACCAGGTCAACGCCGACCTGCTGGCCAAGACGGGTAAGGACACGATCGTGCTGCACGACCTGCCCGCCCACCGGGGCGCGGAGATCACCGACGAGGTGATCGACGGGCCCGCCAGCGCGGTGTGGGACGAGGCGGAGAACCGGCTGCACGCACAGAAGGCGCTGCTGGTGTGGCTGCTGGAGCAGCGACGATGA
- the argJ gene encoding bifunctional glutamate N-acetyltransferase/amino-acid acetyltransferase ArgJ: MTITAPKGFRAAGVTAGLKPSGKPDVALVVNDGPGDAAAAVFTTNRCKANPVLWSEQVMTDRRAKAVVLNSGGANCYTGPQGFQNTHASAEQVAEGLGIGPIDVVVCSTGLIGDQLDAEKLSTGIAGALADLSDGGGAAAAEAIMTTDTRSKQAVREGSGYRVAGMAKGAGMLAPALATMLVVLTTDADVDGSTADRALREATRVTFDRLDSDGCMSTNDTVLLMCSAASGVRPDEAEFFELVRQVCHDLAMQLLADAEGAEHEIAIEVVGAASESDAVEVGRAIARSNLFKCAVYGKDPNWGRILASVGTTSAAFEPDELDVAFNGVWVCRGGGPGEPRGKVDLTDRAVTVTVDLKAGTESATVWTNDLTHAYVHENSAYST; this comes from the coding sequence GTGACGATCACAGCCCCGAAGGGTTTTCGCGCCGCCGGTGTCACAGCGGGACTCAAGCCAAGTGGCAAGCCTGATGTGGCACTCGTGGTCAACGACGGGCCCGGTGACGCCGCCGCCGCCGTGTTCACGACCAACCGCTGCAAGGCCAACCCGGTGCTGTGGAGCGAGCAGGTGATGACCGACCGCAGGGCGAAGGCCGTCGTGCTCAACTCCGGCGGTGCCAACTGCTACACCGGCCCGCAGGGTTTCCAGAACACCCACGCCTCCGCCGAGCAGGTAGCGGAAGGGCTCGGGATCGGCCCGATCGACGTCGTGGTGTGCTCCACCGGCCTGATCGGTGACCAACTCGATGCCGAGAAGCTGTCCACCGGCATCGCGGGTGCCCTCGCCGACTTGTCCGACGGCGGCGGCGCCGCGGCCGCGGAGGCGATCATGACCACCGACACCCGCAGCAAGCAGGCGGTGCGGGAAGGCTCGGGCTACCGCGTCGCGGGCATGGCCAAGGGCGCGGGCATGCTCGCCCCCGCGCTGGCGACGATGCTGGTCGTACTGACCACCGACGCCGACGTGGACGGCTCGACCGCCGACCGCGCGCTGCGGGAGGCCACCAGGGTTACCTTCGACCGGCTCGACTCCGACGGCTGCATGTCCACAAACGACACCGTGCTGCTGATGTGCAGCGCGGCGTCCGGGGTGCGGCCCGACGAGGCTGAGTTCTTCGAGTTGGTGCGGCAGGTGTGCCACGACCTGGCCATGCAGTTGCTTGCCGACGCCGAGGGCGCCGAGCACGAGATCGCGATCGAGGTGGTGGGCGCCGCCAGCGAGTCCGACGCGGTGGAGGTGGGCAGGGCGATCGCCCGCAGCAACCTGTTCAAGTGCGCGGTGTACGGCAAGGACCCGAACTGGGGACGCATTCTCGCCTCGGTGGGAACGACCAGCGCGGCGTTCGAACCGGACGAGCTCGACGTGGCGTTCAACGGAGTGTGGGTGTGCCGGGGCGGCGGGCCAGGAGAGCCAAGGGGCAAGGTGGATCTCACCGACCGCGCCGTTACCGTCACCGTCGACCTCAAGGCGGGCACGGAATCGGCCACCGTGTGGACCAACGACCTCACGCACGCCTACGTGCACGAGAACTCGGCGTACTCGACATGA
- the argB gene encoding acetylglutamate kinase: protein MTDSQSLIGADERLVSASQKAEVLIEALPWLRRFHGATVVVKYGGNAMTDDALKRAFAQDMVFLRIAGLRPVVVHGGGPQISAMLDRLGLAGEFKGGLRVTTPEAMDVVRMVLVGQVSRELVGLINAHGPYAVGISGEDAHLFTAERKQATVDGEPVDVGLVGEVADVNPDAVLDIVNAGRIPVVSTVAPDVDGVVHNVNADTAAGALAAALGAEKLVVLTDVEGLYADWPDRSSLVDRITADRLERMLPDLASGMIPKMEACLRAVNGGVRRAHVIDGRIAHSVLLEVFTSRGIGTMVLPKDGGE from the coding sequence ATGACCGACTCGCAGTCCCTGATCGGTGCCGACGAGCGCCTGGTGAGCGCGTCGCAGAAGGCGGAGGTGCTCATCGAGGCGCTGCCGTGGTTGCGGCGTTTCCACGGCGCCACCGTTGTCGTCAAGTACGGCGGCAACGCGATGACCGACGACGCCCTCAAGCGTGCCTTCGCCCAGGACATGGTGTTCCTGCGGATAGCGGGGCTGCGCCCGGTCGTTGTGCACGGCGGCGGGCCGCAGATCTCGGCGATGCTGGACCGGCTCGGGCTCGCCGGCGAGTTCAAGGGCGGCCTGCGGGTCACCACGCCGGAGGCCATGGACGTGGTGCGGATGGTGCTCGTCGGGCAGGTGAGCAGGGAACTGGTCGGCCTGATCAACGCGCACGGGCCCTACGCCGTCGGCATCTCCGGTGAGGACGCGCACCTGTTCACCGCGGAACGCAAACAGGCCACTGTGGATGGTGAACCGGTCGACGTCGGGCTGGTCGGGGAGGTCGCCGACGTCAACCCCGACGCGGTGCTCGACATCGTCAACGCGGGCAGGATACCCGTGGTGTCCACAGTGGCTCCGGACGTCGACGGCGTGGTGCACAACGTCAACGCCGACACGGCGGCTGGCGCGCTGGCCGCCGCGCTCGGCGCGGAGAAGCTGGTGGTGCTCACCGACGTGGAGGGCCTGTACGCCGACTGGCCCGACCGGTCCTCACTGGTGGACCGGATCACCGCGGACCGGCTCGAGCGGATGCTGCCCGACCTGGCCAGCGGCATGATCCCGAAGATGGAGGCGTGCCTTCGGGCGGTCAACGGTGGCGTGCGCAGGGCACACGTGATCGACGGCAGGATCGCGCATTCGGTGCTGCTGGAAGTGTTCACCTCGCGGGGCATCGGCACGATGGTCCTGCCGAAGGACGGGGGCGAGTAG
- a CDS encoding arginine repressor, whose product MSRAGRQARIVELVSSRAIHSQTELAKLLAGEGIDVTQATLSRDLDELGAVKLRGADSGAPVYVIPEDGSPVRGVQGGTARLSRLLGELMVSVEPSGNLMVLRTPPGAAQFMASAIDRAALEEVVGSIAGDDTVAVIAREPLTGKDLAERFAALARRSTPDVTNGDNESEQQD is encoded by the coding sequence ATGAGCAGAGCGGGTCGCCAGGCCAGGATCGTGGAACTGGTGTCGAGCAGGGCCATCCACAGCCAGACCGAACTGGCGAAGCTGCTGGCGGGCGAGGGCATCGATGTCACGCAGGCCACCCTGTCCCGAGACCTCGACGAACTGGGCGCGGTGAAGCTGCGCGGAGCGGACTCCGGTGCGCCGGTGTACGTGATCCCGGAGGACGGCAGCCCGGTCCGCGGCGTGCAGGGCGGCACGGCGCGGCTGTCCCGACTGCTCGGCGAGCTGATGGTGTCGGTGGAGCCGTCGGGCAACCTGATGGTGCTGCGCACCCCGCCCGGGGCCGCGCAGTTCATGGCAAGCGCGATCGACAGGGCCGCGCTGGAGGAGGTCGTCGGTTCCATCGCGGGCGACGACACGGTGGCGGTGATCGCACGGGAACCGCTCACCGGCAAGGACCTGGCCGAACGATTCGCGGCATTGGCGCGGCGATCGACCCCGGACGTGACGAACGGAGACAACGAAAGTGAACAGCAAGACTGA
- a CDS encoding acetylornithine transaminase, with product MSNQDNQSRWQSTMMNNYGTPQLTLTRGEGAVVTDADGNRYLDLVTGIAVNALGHAHPAIVAAVTEQVATLGHTSNLYINEPALTLAERLLELSGVAGGKVLFCNSGAEAVETAFKLTRRTGRTKVIATDGGFHGRTMGALSLTGQPGKRTPFEPLVPGVRHIRYGDVAALEAEIDDETAAFVVEPVQGENGVVVPPHDYLRAARELTSRHGALLVVDEVQTGIGRLGSWFAFQQAGITPDVFTLAKGLGGGLPLGACVAVGETASLFEPGQHGTTFGGNPVCCAAALAVLDTIETEGLLEQVSTVGKELRDGIERLEHPLVLGVRGRGLLLAVLLREAVSAKVAAAAQRAGFLTNPVQPDVLRLAPPLVFSREQAAEFLAALPGVLDATTEKG from the coding sequence GTGTCCAACCAGGACAACCAGTCGCGGTGGCAGTCCACGATGATGAACAACTACGGCACGCCGCAGTTGACGCTGACCCGAGGTGAGGGCGCGGTGGTGACCGACGCCGACGGCAACCGCTACCTCGACCTGGTCACCGGAATCGCGGTGAACGCGCTCGGCCACGCGCACCCCGCGATCGTGGCAGCCGTGACCGAGCAGGTCGCGACGCTGGGCCACACGTCCAACCTCTACATCAACGAGCCCGCCCTGACACTCGCGGAACGCCTGCTCGAACTGTCCGGCGTGGCCGGTGGGAAGGTGCTGTTCTGCAACTCCGGCGCGGAGGCGGTCGAGACGGCCTTCAAGCTCACCCGGCGCACCGGCAGGACCAAGGTGATCGCCACCGACGGCGGGTTCCACGGCCGCACCATGGGCGCGCTGTCGCTGACCGGCCAGCCGGGCAAGCGCACGCCGTTCGAGCCACTGGTGCCAGGAGTCCGGCACATCCGCTACGGCGACGTCGCCGCGCTGGAGGCCGAGATCGACGACGAGACCGCCGCGTTCGTGGTCGAGCCGGTGCAGGGCGAGAACGGTGTGGTCGTCCCGCCCCACGACTACCTGCGGGCGGCACGGGAGCTCACCAGCAGGCACGGTGCGCTGCTGGTGGTGGACGAGGTGCAGACCGGCATCGGCAGGCTCGGCAGCTGGTTCGCCTTCCAGCAGGCGGGCATCACTCCCGACGTGTTCACCCTCGCCAAGGGCCTCGGTGGCGGGTTGCCGCTCGGCGCCTGCGTCGCGGTCGGTGAAACGGCCTCACTGTTCGAGCCGGGACAGCACGGCACGACCTTCGGCGGCAACCCGGTGTGCTGCGCCGCGGCGCTGGCCGTGCTCGACACGATCGAGACCGAGGGCCTGCTTGAGCAGGTGAGTACGGTCGGCAAGGAGCTTCGCGACGGCATCGAACGGCTGGAGCACCCGCTGGTGCTGGGTGTGCGTGGCCGGGGACTGTTGCTCGCCGTGCTGCTGCGTGAGGCGGTCTCGGCCAAGGTCGCCGCCGCCGCGCAGCGAGCGGGCTTTCTGACCAACCCGGTGCAGCCGGACGTGCTCCGGCTCGCCCCGCCGCTGGTGTTCAGCCGGGAGCAGGCGGCCGAGTTCCTCGCGGCCCTGCCCGGCGTGCTGGACGCCACCACCGAGAAGGGCTGA
- a CDS encoding LLM class F420-dependent oxidoreductase, which translates to MELGFHIPIFDIDGGTGSIAGELARVGASAEASGATWLSFMDHFFQIEPTGLPAEAHMLEGYTTLGYLAAHTSTIELGLLVTGVTYRHPGLLAKIVTTLDVLSGGRAALGIGAAWFEREHRGLGVPFPPVAERFERLEETLRICGQMWDPDNNGPFEGKHYQLAETLCSPQPIHRPKVLIGGGGERKTLRLVARYGDACNLFASSPADVEHKLDVLRRHCDDVGRDYDDIHKTVLANNPRPSPDTRDQFVRAMADYAKLGVRTVVVTPTTGSPAAWIDGMAPAVAQLAELG; encoded by the coding sequence ATGGAGCTCGGCTTTCACATCCCGATCTTCGACATCGACGGTGGCACAGGCTCGATCGCAGGCGAGCTGGCCAGGGTGGGCGCCTCGGCGGAGGCCAGCGGCGCCACCTGGCTGTCCTTCATGGACCACTTCTTCCAGATCGAGCCGACCGGGCTCCCGGCCGAGGCGCACATGCTGGAGGGCTACACCACGCTCGGCTACCTGGCCGCGCACACCTCCACGATCGAGCTCGGCCTGCTCGTCACGGGGGTGACCTACCGGCACCCCGGACTGCTCGCCAAGATCGTCACCACGCTGGACGTGCTCTCCGGCGGCCGCGCCGCGCTGGGCATCGGCGCCGCCTGGTTCGAACGTGAACACCGAGGTCTGGGGGTGCCGTTCCCGCCGGTGGCCGAGCGGTTCGAGCGGCTGGAGGAGACGCTGCGCATCTGCGGCCAGATGTGGGACCCGGACAACAACGGGCCGTTCGAGGGTAAGCACTACCAGCTGGCCGAGACGCTGTGCTCGCCACAGCCGATCCACCGGCCGAAGGTGCTCATCGGGGGCGGCGGGGAACGCAAGACGCTGCGCCTGGTGGCGCGGTACGGCGACGCCTGCAACCTGTTCGCCTCCTCACCTGCCGACGTCGAACACAAGCTCGACGTCCTGCGACGGCACTGTGACGACGTCGGCAGGGACTACGACGACATCCACAAGACGGTGCTGGCCAACAATCCACGGCCGAGCCCCGACACCCGCGACCAGTTCGTGCGTGCGATGGCCGACTACGCCAAGCTCGGCGTACGAACCGTCGTCGTCACGCCGACCACCGGTTCGCCGGCGGCATGGATCGACGGCATGGCACCCGCCGTCGCGCAGCTCGCCGAACTCGGCTGA
- the argH gene encoding argininosuccinate lyase, producing the protein MNDSGQPARLWGGRFEAGPAAAMAALSASTHFDWRLAPYDIAGSRAHARVLHKAGLLSDDELAAMLAALDLLAEDVASGAFVPTVADEDVHTALERGLLERAGAELGGKLRAGRSRNDQVATLFRMWLRDAARRIVSGTLDVLDALVEQARRHPDAVLPGRTHLQHAQPVLLAHHLLAHAQSLLRDIGRLRDWDARAAESAYGSGALAGSSLGLDPEAVAEELGFPRSVENSIDGTASRDFVAEFAFALAMLGVNLSRIAEEVIIWNTAEFGYVTLDDAWATGSSIMPQKKNPDVAELTRGKSGRLIGNLTGLLATLKAQPLAYNRDLQEDKEPVFDSVAQLELLFPAIAGMVSTLTFHTERLAELAPAGFTLATDIAEWLVRQGVPFRVAHEAAGECVRVAEGRGVGLPELTDDELARINPALTPKVREVLTVAGSVASRDAKGGTAPVRVAEQRDRLLARVAEHRAWVAAERS; encoded by the coding sequence GTGAACGACTCCGGACAGCCCGCCCGCTTGTGGGGCGGCAGGTTCGAAGCCGGGCCCGCGGCCGCGATGGCCGCACTCAGCGCGTCGACGCACTTCGACTGGCGGCTCGCGCCCTACGACATCGCGGGTTCGCGGGCACACGCTCGCGTGCTGCACAAGGCCGGCCTGCTCAGCGACGACGAGCTGGCCGCCATGCTGGCGGCGCTGGACCTGCTCGCCGAGGACGTGGCCTCCGGCGCGTTCGTCCCGACCGTCGCCGACGAGGACGTGCACACCGCGCTGGAGCGGGGCCTGCTGGAGCGGGCGGGCGCCGAACTGGGCGGCAAGCTCAGGGCGGGTCGTTCCCGCAACGACCAGGTGGCGACGCTGTTTCGGATGTGGCTGCGCGACGCGGCACGCCGGATCGTGTCCGGGACGCTGGACGTGCTCGACGCGCTTGTCGAGCAGGCGCGGCGGCACCCGGACGCGGTCCTGCCGGGGCGCACGCACCTGCAGCACGCGCAACCGGTGCTACTCGCCCACCACCTGCTGGCGCACGCGCAGTCGCTGCTGCGTGACATCGGCAGGCTGCGCGACTGGGACGCCCGAGCGGCCGAGTCCGCGTACGGCTCCGGCGCGCTGGCCGGGTCGTCGCTGGGGCTGGACCCCGAGGCTGTCGCCGAGGAACTGGGCTTTCCGCGTTCGGTGGAGAACTCGATCGACGGCACCGCCTCGCGCGACTTCGTCGCCGAGTTCGCGTTCGCGCTGGCGATGCTCGGGGTGAACCTGTCCCGCATCGCCGAGGAAGTCATCATCTGGAACACCGCCGAGTTCGGTTACGTGACCCTCGACGACGCATGGGCCACCGGCAGCTCGATCATGCCGCAGAAGAAGAATCCCGACGTCGCCGAGCTGACCCGTGGCAAGTCGGGACGGCTCATCGGCAACCTCACCGGCCTGCTCGCGACGCTGAAGGCGCAACCGCTGGCCTACAACCGGGACCTGCAGGAGGACAAGGAACCGGTGTTCGACTCCGTGGCGCAACTGGAACTGCTGTTCCCGGCGATCGCGGGCATGGTGTCGACACTGACCTTCCACACCGAACGGCTGGCCGAGCTGGCTCCCGCGGGGTTCACGCTCGCCACCGACATCGCGGAGTGGCTGGTGCGTCAGGGCGTGCCGTTCCGGGTGGCGCACGAAGCCGCGGGTGAGTGCGTCCGGGTGGCCGAGGGCAGGGGTGTGGGTCTGCCCGAGCTGACCGACGACGAACTGGCCCGGATCAACCCCGCACTGACCCCGAAGGTGCGCGAGGTGTTGACGGTGGCGGGGTCGGTGGCCTCCCGTGACGCCAAGGGCGGCACCGCTCCGGTGCGCGTCGCCGAGCAGCGCGACCGGCTGCTCGCCCGGGTGGCCGAGCACCGTGCGTGGGTGGCGGCCGAACGCTCCTGA